ccaaggcgctttcaaaagaactctgggacaaagttgttgaaaagcacagatcaggggatgggtataaaaaaaatatcaaaggccttaaatatcccttcGAGCACGGTCGAgacaattaagaagtggaaggtgtatggcaccactaagaccatgacgagcaagaaggagactgatcagaaagaCTGCatagaggccaatggcaactttgcaagagctacaggcttttacagccaagactggtcaaagtgtgcatgtgacaacaatatccacgaatctggcctatatggtagggtggcaagaaggaagacattactcaaaaaagcccaccttgaatcctgtttgaagtatgcaaaaaaacactcagcgattctgtagccatgtggcaaaaaaagttttgtggtctgacgaaactaaaattgaacattttggcctaaatgcaaagcgttatgtttggtgcaaacccaacaaagcgcaTCACTCaaataacaccatccctactgtaaagcatggtggtggcagcatcatgttatgggatgtttctcataggcagggactggggcacttgtcaggatagaagggaaaatgaatggagcaaagtactgtaattgctgccaaaggtggttccaccaagtattaactcagaggggtggagacttatcaaataatgacctttcagttttgtatttaatatataacttatTTCCCTTAACAGcttggagtatggtgtgtagataagtggaaaaaaatcctcatttaaatgcatgaaactctgaggcactgacaacaaaatgtgaaaaaagttcaagggggtgtagagtttctatagacactgtaaaTACATCCCAATTTCAAAGATTGTGGTGTCTCATCTGGAAACTAAAAGATCACATGTAAGTAATGGGGCAGTCTTTAGATCAGAGATCAGTCTTAAAGTCACCCAACACTTTTCTTCAAGAAATATCTATCATTATAGTTTGAATGGTTCTGGAGCTGCCATATACTTGATTCTCACCTTCATCTAAATAAAATACCCACCAATAAATACAACTTATCAGGAAAGGGCCCAAACAGTTTTtcttacagcaaaataaaattctGTTCAACATCTATAAAACTTTACTAGGTGTAAAGCATAGTGGGACACAGCATGCAGAGACGGGTGACTGTACCTGCTTTGTGGCCTCTGTCATGGCATCTTCTAGTTTTTTAACTGTCAACATAAAAGGATGGCTTTCCCCATCAGACATCTGCAAGACAGTTGACAAATCCTCTTTGAAACAACTGTTTTGGATCATGGGCTATTAAATGTTAACTAAACGGtgcaatataagaacataagacataTGAATATAAGGATATAAGACATGTAAGGTCGAGAAGCTGATGTGTAGAACCAGTACTACTTTCAATAACAGTGGAAAAGtttgcaatttaaaacaataagacAGAAGCAAAACCACACAAATCACTACAGACCTCATGAAACTTTACTTGCCTTGCTGTCCAGCTGTACATGCACTGGTCTTACTTTTCCATAGAGCCATGAATCTGGATACACACTCCCGTAATACGGCGTTGGGATTAAGTAACCATCTAAATGAAAAAACAGCATCACCAATtcaaattgtacattttacaaaatctattttattacatCTTAATGGCTTAGTTAACACTATGACTGATCTCCCCTATAATTTGCTGAGAACCTGTTGGTTCTTTACTTTTTAACTAAGTTGATGATGTccaaatatttacaatacagcACTATAACGGTTTTGATTAGAATATAAGGAGGACCACGGATAACACTGCTAATTAGTTAACAGGTTTTACACACCTTCCGaatcacacaaaacagcagtGAGTGAAGCAAGGACGGAGCAGCATCCATTCATGACCACAACCTAAACCAAACACAGAAACCAatgcaaacattatttattacaaaatattgatGATTCACTGTAGCACTATACAAGTCGTATGACCTtgtgccagcaaaaaaaaaaaaagcccatgacTAGCTCATAGAATTAATAGCTAAAAACTAATATGGTACATATCCAACTGCAGTAGGaacagagtaagggcggatatgtgaaaagtcagatgaatgaatcctgttttaaatcccactatacaaagctgtaacaattactatagtcacaCAATAATTGTTTTGCGATTCAGGTTTTATTAAGgaactcccctaaatcccttgtttagaaagatacagggtattaatgcttgtgacagggtagccgtctgtcatgtgggtgtgtgcattcactgctgagtgacaggcaggagactgagacggaggttgaagttgatacgccccgcaagCGAACcgcatttatttacatatcaacacactacCAGCAATGTcagcgcacagagcacatacagcacagtataaGAAAACTTttgtaggatctacaatatctgaactaatgttctctgttcaataataaactaacattgctgaaaaGGTTGATTATGGTGGATAAACGATCAGGGCAGACACGCGATGGAttactttattaacatttttcCTAGAAGACACAAatagtaatacattaaaaaaaaaattgtcctcaCATACAGTAAGTGTAAGACATTTAAGATACCATCTCCATTCAGAAACTGAGTTTATTCTGACATGTAATTAACCAACTGGATTTGCAGTTTTAGCTTATTGAACAATGGCAGTACTGTGTGTACAAATCATGAATTTTGGATAAGGATAAGCTCCACCTTTTCcttaaatgtaaatacaaattgaaattaAGCACTGTTTCTTTCTTACGTGCTCTGGGTCCAATGGATTTTGGGCTCTGGCATATTCTGTGAGAAATTTGGCAATTTCTTTTCTGAAACTGAAATGCACAgttaaatgtagaaaatatatctatattttcAAGCCTACATTACATACAGGCATACAGTTGGCATTCGAAAATGCATTTGGGTCAAAATGATAACTGAAGCCATTGTTGCAAGTACAAATTAAGCCTGCCAACTCCTAGTGTAGTCAAAACCATAATCTGTCAAACAGTTTTTGTTGTTTCACAAAACActtagaccccattcacacttgcaattTAAGGCGGCTCAGGTCTGCTTCAGGgctgccttttctcatatgtgaacgatCCAAGAAAAGGCAATCCGTGATCAGGGCCggcctttacatatgtatgaacgcaaagcagacttaggCCGCCTTTTCCTTTCACATTACTAACTAGATTTGGAGTTGGGGGGGGGATGTGCAAAAATcaagcaaggctttttttgtgtttgataaccaaatcaatacatgcACCATATATAAGCATTAACaaaggcaactttgctttaaatttacataaacatactgctctaataaaactgcttccggtattcaagttcagtgttgaattaagcttcagtttacttcagtcagtatccagagctgttcaaaaatGCCGAAAATAACAACAAATCACTCCTAAAGATCGgatcaacgagtttggcaaggatGAATTTCACGTTGCCgataatgtgctgttttgtacttcatgcagcaaggctgtagattacactcataggcagaccattgtagaaacaaacaaattgaatgaaaggaaacATAAACAGCAAACTTGGGATTATTTTCTGTGCTCAACGCCAGcaggttttgttatagccatatgttccgTAATCTTTCAAGAGGaggggtaatgctaatgttcagtctttactggtaatggttagggactagagaataataatgacaatgataataataacgagtaaacaatataatagtttaacaatcgtgttgtaaacaaagacggtattcatgtaggttaaacatgtataaataagAAGAAACAggtgtaatgtaaaatatatgaatgtttattggaaatggaatgaatgttaataCTATATTTTTGTATACTTTCCAGGTGTAACCGGTTGTTTGGtaattcattcattattatttaatgccaTGTCTTTCCTTAGGGTGGAACAGTAGTATTAGATGGTCAGTcgtgagcttgtcttgtgaatgtcagtcattgtatgtATAACCTATTAGTCagttgcaatctgagtgaagtatcatttaagaaaataaatatttatacctgtgaacactatcaagttgctgtttcctgcgttctaaataactctgttcttgagagaataatgtgattgtgggtaaGCTCAGAGCCTCACTccgttacacaccataacattacGTCACAATAGTCAATAATGTGTAACAAAAATTGAGATCACAGAATTCTATTGGCCTCTTATGCATAAAACACTATCAAAAACAATTACTGTGGTACTAAATCCTGTCAAAGCAACTTAGTCCTTGAGAACATACAAATTGGGTAACACCTCTACGGTCAGCCACAGGTAATTCAAGGATATGGGCAACGGAGTGATAAATAAGCAATGTGTGGTGACAAAATTTGGTACCGTGGAATTCAGCGTTATAGGAGTGCAGTGTGTAGTCAGCATGTTgatttccacaaaaaaaacataaaatataccataaaattgctactgtgctgcattgaaaaaatatatattaataagaaacacctgATAGAAATCAAGGATTACTATGTATCCCAGTAGCtattccattctgagtgcagtcGATTATTCCATAAGAAAATAAGCAGTTCACCatattttaggcctgcttttcagcaTATGTGAATGTGCAAAGGCAccttaaaccgcaaatgtgaacaGGGTTGCAGATCTACACCTGAGGCGGCCCTGGGCCAACACAGAAGTGTGAACGGGGCCTTAGTAAGTACTTCCAGAAAtgactgacatttgtatactggTTATAGTAGTTGGTAGAACACACAGAATAAGTAAGAACTCTTAATTTCTGTAGTTCCTATTTAACTTAAAATAGTTaaacttttaatataaaaaataagaacattctGCAACCATGACACCCTGCAGTATGACCTATTGATTTCATCCTGGCTGTGCATCTATTTGTTGTATTCTTACCTTTCTAGGCCCTGTACATTAGAGTACTGCAGCAGGTGAGGCTCCAGAGAGTTCATACCAGGTCTTGTCAgctatatatacataaaaacaacaaaagaaacgTGTGAGAATCAACAGATGTGCTACAATGGACAACACCACTATACAAGGCAAACCTGCTTTCATTTAGCCAGGAGTTAGCCATTAAGTAGAGTAtctattttttttgtccagtCAGTTAAGTAGGCTGCAAATAagttgctaaaaataaaacaaatttcttATTTAACAAATTCTCTGCAGGTTTttagaacacacatacacaccatgTTAATTAACAAATAGAGATATTTTTAGACTAGCCCCACTgagacatgcatttttttttttttttttttaattcaccaaCATTCAGGATGATGTAAGACAGAGAATACCCAATTACTTACTCTTCCATGTATAATATCATAGCATAGCTTGTTTTCACTGGTTCCCAAGTTTAAGATTCCCTGGGGTGGACGGTGGGATgaggggggggggacgacaaaaaacaaaaaaaaacatgtagttcATGAATGTCTTTTTGTGCATCTCACACACATTGTGGATGAACAAAAGCACTGATTTATAAAGCACACATTTACATTATGCATTAAGAGCATGTTtacaaaaattgaatttttacaaaactaaacctAGAACCAACTATGTAGACCTAATGCAGGGCCATAGTGATTTATTCATTACAGGCTGATGCACTTGCCATGCACCCCCACCActacagtttttaaaacagaaaaaagattaGGACAAcactatgttgtttatttaaatacaacatttttgttAACAGTTCTGAATAAGATACCATAGAATTTTGAGTTACTTGAGGTTATAGatttgcaggacctgtgtggttttgtcCAGTGCACTGAGCTTTTTACTTTgtaacattcaaattcaatataaagAACATAATAAAAGTAGCAAAGTCAGAATCTATTGTAGACACTATACTTCGTTTTAAATCCTAATCTATCAAACTTGGattttaacagtgatgtcattattCAAATACCGAGAAGACATGAACGCTTGCATACATAAAGTTTCAGCAATAAAATGAGTTTAAGCGGGTTGATGGTCGCTTTGCCCTCGCTGCTTGGAGGTTGTAGCTACAACTgcttcataaaacaaatacttcATTCACCCTTTTTAAAATcgtcaaataaaatgaataatgattGCAATGATTAATTATCTGTATGCATTATGAGCACTACTTAAAATGCagagcaattcattttattcCACCTCCTTCACACTGCACGCTATTTGCTGGAGTAGAAAGAAGTCTTAGTTAAGATTTCGGCTAGTTTCAACAGTCGACATAAAACATTCTCATTAAAATGCTGGTatatttgtcagaaaaaaaaaacaaaaaaaacttctagatattttaaataccgatattaaattgaaatacagacAATAGCCTACTAAACAAGGCAATCACTCGACATAAGGAGACAATATTCCTTAAAGATTTTGAACAGCATAAACTATAGGACTTGGGAATTCATGTATGCACACAACGAAGGATgaaatatacatatatctatatatatatatatatatatatatatatatatatatatatatatatatatatatatatattttattttgcggCAAAGCAACGTGTAAAAGGGCCTATGCTTTTAACCGAAGCCCACCTCGGGTGCCTCTGGCTACGGCCTTGAAATGTATGTAGTCGTACCTGCTCtcaatgtatgttttaaatttcCGCTATTCTACACAGGAACCTAGTAATGAGCGTAAATAACCagtatttttaaaacttaaaaactttattatcatttttcagATAATGGCCAACTGTGTATTCATTTCGAAAGACATATGTTAAATGGATAGTTATTTACCGGAGTAGATACCGCCGGTATGACTGTACTATGAGtcataaagagagagagagagccctgctgtGGGCAGACTGTGAATCAGACTTGCTCTAGAATGGATAAACAgtcatttgaaaatgaaatattttgacaCGCGAACACTTCTAGAATATATTTAGCACATCAGTAGTAGTTTTATCTAATTTAATTTCAAGTTACCTGGGGATTTGTGTCCTGCTCGTAGGGATCTTTCACGTACATGCCAAACCCTTTACCCAGGATACCTTCATACCCAGCAATACGGGCACCTCTGGACGACAGCAGGCTGCTTTTATTCTCCATAACACGGGCTCGAAAATGATTTCTTAAATAATATCCTCCAAGATAAAGCACTACAGACACCGGCGTCACAGTACTTGGTCCCTGTCAAATGTTCTAACTTTGCGTACTGCGCACGACACTGCATATGCCCAGACGGTTTTGAttatttctcccccccccccccccccccccccgttgcaGAATAGGGGCGAGCATCAAATATCTCTACCTCTGCCATTTTCCACGGATTGCATTTATAGGCTACACGGCTCCCACTAGTGGTcgggatatattttaacatactaACTTATTAACTATCTCaagttattttactgtaaaatgcctgtttattcctttcgtgccaccagttgaaagggagctgcaccagtcctttcgcagagatgatgtaccagtgTTGCGGCTgtcatacacaaaaacataataaaaggttttacaagcaacgaatcgAGTCATATTTTTATTCGCTAATTCCAAAATAATTCTATACTTCTGATTTACCTGTGCACCagatgatataaaccctgcgctatcttttgtttcatctCGAGAcgtccacagacatttttaatatcaccaagctgACGTGGTAAAATTTAGGATTTCGCGACTTATCAAACAAGCGACAAAACAGACCGAGAATACTGCATAGTTAgttccctaatcgcctcctgctttggtgcaggaaatacatttatcttctaatatgttatttgggaaaggacagaaaacgtttttagtgattcaaattcagacccgagTCTGACTCAAAAAATTAGATTTTCAGACCCGCACCCGCCTACCCGATGCAGGGCTCTTACCCAGGTCTTTGGATATGAAATTATGTGTTTTGTAAACGTACATTTTATTCCACATGTAACTAGTTAGTTTTATATTAGATTATTAAATTAGAAACAGAGCAAGAtttgctttccacaacctttcaattaaaatataactggATATTTTGCAGTACTAATCTAACAAACTATGAGTTTGCACACActaccatgcaacccctgcacgcacactacacaccactaagcaacccctgcacgGGGTGTCATCAGATTATTCTCCATTTTATTGCAACTAAGGTACCGTTCAGTTCAGTGAAAATTGTAAATGGGTGCTTGAGTTGAAACCTCCAGgtagaaggggtacagtttaaaaaaaaaagattgaaaaccccTGGCCTACAGTATAAACTCTCAGGAATAGATAAGGAAAATGACTAATACAACGCAATACgatttatttgaagttgttgaagggcactggtCTCTTAAACCCAGAAGGTCTCATAAACCCCTAAGCATGACTATATATTGATGGACATAACATAAGCAAattaaatgtccttttttttttttttttttttttttggaataccacgTTTCTTctcaaaagtgttttaatattagcataTTAATAACCCTACGTACATGAATCAAACTAAGAGTAACCCTTAGcttgattcatgtactaagggttactcttaaattcATTCACAATCCAGAACATGCATGACTTGGAAACTCGTCTGTCAGCTAAGCAGAATATCCCCAAAACTGTGCTGAATTCGAAAAtgcagaatttgggacgttatctaaaAAACAGAGCAGCCCAGAATTTAGGATGTTATCAGAGCGGCCcggaatttgggacgttatctgcaAACCGAACGTGTAAAAAAATCGCAGTAGTGTATATATTCGACATTAAAATATATGATGCAAACGaatatagatatatgctatttgaaagaaaaaagtacacagctacagaaaaaaaacacaattcttacattcgtgcataacatggtaattcatataaagtaataacccatagtttgttatattagtacagcaaaataccacgttatattttaattgaaaagttGTGAAAATCATATCTCTCGCTCTTTCTCTTTTTAATCGCAAtcttaaaaatgcctgcaagcttttccactgtgtgacgacatattcatgtgacaaacatgaccaatcaaaacacgagactgttatgcggttccatcccaaaaaacGGGCGTGTGTCATTCCTAATAAACATGCACTACATCAAAGCCCAGCGTTTTTTCGAAACCGTAGCCTAGTATAACAAGTATCCTCAAGTGTacctttgtaaaattgtt
This Polyodon spathula isolate WHYD16114869_AA chromosome 3, ASM1765450v1, whole genome shotgun sequence DNA region includes the following protein-coding sequences:
- the LOC121313543 gene encoding 1-aminocyclopropane-1-carboxylate synthase-like protein 1 isoform X2, which translates into the protein MENKSSLLSSRGARIAGYEGILGKGFGMYVKDPYEQDTNPQGILNLGTSENKLCYDIIHGRLTRPGMNSLEPHLLQYSNVQGLESFRKEIAKFLTEYARAQNPLDPEHVVVMNGCCSVLASLTAVLCDSEDGYLIPTPYYGSVYPDSWLYGKVRPVHVQLDSKMSDGESHPFMLTVKKLEDAMTEATKQGIRVRALILINPHNPLGDIYPAHLLKECLDFAYRYGLHVIIDEIYMLSVYDGTFASVHSLDRLPDPERTHIIWGFSKDFAMCGVRVGTVYTRSQEVRKALNQLACFHGCAGPVQQVLSHLIWDQVLKDTDIRSRNRPVVEADP